A stretch of the Inquilinus sp. Marseille-Q2685 genome encodes the following:
- a CDS encoding LacI family DNA-binding transcriptional regulator has protein sequence MNGKRQPTIIDVARLSGVSKTTVARVLSGVGAVHAETRQRVEEAVRQSGYERNHLAFGLRTGRSRMMGLVIPDISNPFWADLARGAQDRAEAEKRSLLIFSSDWDAERERRHLQALRQARVDGIILNPATDDRGLLRQTEAPVVVIGSSGERFPEFSSVRSDVAQGVRLALDYLIAAGHRHIGLINGRDRRVARTRFVTEAQAHWQRHGFDPAALPMDEGDYTAESGQAAMHRLIEREGRRMTAVFAANDLMAVGAILAARAAGLACPRDISIMGMDGVEAGSFTDPGLTTVDKPRYDMGVHAMRQLQAEIDGEAEIVHTVLPCRVVERASVAAPPTAALRSVRPAPRAARKKSA, from the coding sequence TTGAACGGCAAGCGGCAGCCCACGATCATCGATGTCGCCCGCCTGTCCGGCGTCTCGAAGACGACGGTGGCGCGGGTGCTGTCCGGCGTCGGCGCGGTGCATGCCGAGACCCGCCAACGGGTGGAGGAGGCGGTCCGCCAGTCCGGCTATGAGCGCAACCACCTGGCCTTCGGCCTGCGCACCGGCCGCAGCCGCATGATGGGGCTGGTGATCCCCGACATCTCGAACCCGTTCTGGGCCGATCTCGCCCGTGGCGCCCAGGATCGGGCGGAGGCCGAGAAGCGGTCGCTCCTGATCTTCAGCTCGGACTGGGATGCGGAGCGCGAACGCCGTCACCTGCAGGCACTGCGCCAGGCGCGGGTCGACGGCATCATTCTCAACCCCGCGACCGACGACCGCGGCCTGTTGCGCCAGACCGAGGCGCCGGTGGTGGTGATCGGCTCCTCCGGCGAGCGCTTCCCCGAATTCTCCAGCGTGCGCAGCGACGTCGCCCAGGGCGTGCGGCTGGCGCTCGATTACCTGATCGCCGCCGGGCACCGCCATATCGGCCTGATCAACGGCCGCGACCGGCGCGTCGCCCGGACCCGCTTCGTCACCGAGGCGCAGGCGCATTGGCAGCGCCACGGCTTCGATCCCGCGGCGCTGCCCATGGACGAGGGCGACTACACAGCGGAGTCCGGCCAGGCGGCGATGCATCGGCTGATCGAGCGCGAGGGCCGGCGGATGACCGCGGTCTTCGCCGCCAACGACCTGATGGCGGTGGGCGCCATCCTGGCCGCCCGCGCCGCCGGCCTGGCCTGCCCCCGCGACATCTCGATCATGGGCATGGACGGGGTCGAGGCCGGCAGCTTCACTGATCCCGGCCTGACCACAGTCGACAAGCCGCGCTACGACATGGGCGTCCACGCAATGCGCCAGCTGCAGGCCGAGATCGACGGCGAGGCCGAGATCGTGCACACGGTGCTGCCCTGCCGGGTGGTCGAGCGCGCCTCGGTCGCCGCCCCGCCGACGGCCGCCCTGCGCAGTGTCCGGCCGGCCCCACGCGCCGCCCGGAAGAAGAGCGCCTGA
- the treZ gene encoding malto-oligosyltrehalose trehalohydrolase: protein MPPPAAARAAPASQPERTAHAMPFGAELRLDGGTRFRLWAPDAESVTLLLGQDGAPLPLERLDDGWFGRTVTGAPAGTPYRYRLADGTEVPDPASRAQAGGPFGPSLVCDPHAFEWQAGGWLGRPRHEAVIYELHCGAIGRPGGFATVEGRLDNLADLGVTAIELMPVADFPGSRGWGYDGVLPFAPASIYGSPDDLKRLVDAAHRRGLMVLLDVVYNHFGPAGNFLPLYARSFFDQDRLTPWGPAIDFRRPQVRAFFRHNALYWLEEFRFDGLRLDAVHAIRDDSRPDILTEIADAARAAFPDRHIHLVLENDLNEARRLSGTPGAQGRYDAQWNDDVHHAAHVALTGEADGYYADYADAPVARLGRALAEGFVYQGDWSERRRAPRGEPSAHLPPTAFVSFLQNHDQIGNRALGDRLAALAEPAAVEAMTAVLLLAPQIPLLFMGEEWGSRQPFPFFCDFEGELADAVRRGRREEFAQFAGFADAAETLPDALDPATFDSAVLQPDDDDPQAARRLALVRRLLDIRRRRVVPLLAPRRIGSGIDRSRGRMLDVAWMLRGGGWLRIIAHLAPEKGPAWEIPSGEILFESAPGLAAALADGVEGWGTVVALEPAA, encoded by the coding sequence ATGCCCCCGCCGGCCGCCGCCCGTGCCGCTCCGGCGTCGCAGCCCGAGCGCACCGCCCACGCCATGCCCTTCGGGGCCGAGCTGCGCCTGGACGGCGGCACGCGCTTTCGCCTGTGGGCGCCCGATGCCGAAAGCGTGACCCTGCTGCTCGGCCAGGACGGCGCCCCCCTGCCGCTGGAGCGGCTGGACGACGGCTGGTTCGGCCGCACCGTGACGGGCGCGCCGGCGGGCACGCCCTATCGCTACCGTCTGGCCGACGGCACCGAGGTGCCGGACCCGGCCTCGCGCGCCCAAGCAGGCGGTCCCTTCGGCCCGTCCCTGGTCTGCGATCCGCATGCCTTCGAGTGGCAGGCGGGGGGCTGGCTCGGCCGGCCCCGGCACGAGGCGGTGATCTATGAGCTGCATTGCGGCGCCATCGGCCGGCCCGGCGGCTTCGCGACGGTGGAAGGGCGGCTCGATAACCTCGCCGACCTCGGCGTCACCGCGATCGAGCTGATGCCGGTGGCCGATTTCCCCGGGTCGCGCGGCTGGGGCTATGACGGGGTGCTGCCCTTTGCCCCGGCCTCGATCTACGGCTCGCCGGACGACCTCAAGCGCCTGGTCGACGCGGCACATCGGCGCGGGCTGATGGTGCTGCTGGACGTCGTCTACAACCATTTCGGCCCGGCCGGGAACTTCCTGCCGCTCTACGCCAGGTCCTTCTTCGACCAGGACCGTCTGACGCCCTGGGGCCCGGCGATCGACTTCCGCCGGCCGCAGGTGCGCGCCTTCTTCCGCCACAACGCCCTCTACTGGCTGGAGGAGTTCCGCTTCGACGGGCTGCGCCTCGACGCCGTGCACGCGATCCGGGACGACAGCCGGCCGGACATCCTGACCGAGATCGCCGATGCCGCCCGCGCCGCCTTCCCCGACCGCCACATCCATCTGGTGCTGGAGAACGACCTGAACGAGGCGCGGCGGCTGTCCGGCACGCCCGGGGCCCAGGGGCGCTACGACGCGCAGTGGAACGACGACGTCCATCACGCCGCCCATGTCGCGCTGACCGGCGAGGCCGACGGCTACTACGCCGACTACGCCGACGCCCCGGTGGCCCGCCTGGGACGGGCCCTGGCCGAAGGCTTCGTCTACCAGGGCGACTGGTCGGAGCGGCGGCGGGCCCCGCGCGGCGAGCCCAGCGCCCATCTGCCGCCGACCGCCTTCGTCAGCTTCCTGCAGAACCACGACCAGATCGGCAACCGCGCCCTCGGCGACCGGCTGGCCGCCCTGGCCGAGCCGGCGGCGGTCGAGGCGATGACCGCGGTGCTGCTGCTGGCGCCGCAGATCCCGCTGCTGTTCATGGGCGAGGAATGGGGCAGCCGCCAGCCCTTCCCCTTCTTCTGCGACTTCGAGGGCGAGCTGGCCGACGCAGTGCGCCGCGGCCGGCGCGAGGAGTTCGCGCAGTTCGCCGGCTTCGCCGACGCGGCCGAGACCCTGCCCGACGCGCTCGACCCCGCCACCTTCGACTCCGCGGTGCTGCAGCCCGACGACGACGATCCCCAGGCCGCGCGCCGGCTGGCGCTGGTGCGCCGGCTGCTCGACATCCGGCGGCGGCGGGTGGTGCCGCTGCTGGCGCCGCGCCGGATCGGTTCCGGCATCGACCGCAGCCGCGGCCGGATGCTGGACGTCGCCTGGATGCTGCGGGGCGGCGGCTGGCTTCGCATCATCGCCCATCTGGCGCCGGAGAAGGGTCCGGCCTGGGAGATACCGTCCGGCGAGATCCTGTTCGAGAGCGCCCCCGGCCTCGCCGCCGCCCTGGCCGACGGCGTCGAGGGCTGGGGCACCGTCGTGGCGCTGGAGCCGGCGGCATGA
- a CDS encoding DUF2934 domain-containing protein, protein MSDDRNERIRRRAYEIWEALGRPEGGQQQHWAQAEAEILGEESQGTGSVPEGAEELDPDGAPKRG, encoded by the coding sequence ATGAGCGACGATCGCAACGAACGGATCCGACGCCGCGCCTATGAGATCTGGGAGGCGCTGGGCCGGCCCGAAGGCGGGCAGCAGCAGCACTGGGCCCAGGCCGAGGCGGAGATCCTGGGCGAGGAGAGCCAGGGCACCGGCAGCGTGCCCGAAGGGGCGGAGGAGCTGGACCCCGATGGCGCGCCGAAGCGGGGTTGA